AGGAGCTCGTCAATCAGCTTTTGACGCAAAATGTCCATGCTCTGGCGCTCTGCCCCATCAAAGCTGGCGAACAAAGCGCGTTTTTATCGGAGCTTGCCGGAAAGACCAAACTTTGTACGCTGCTGGTGGATGCGCCGGACTCAGGCAGACGTATTTTTTTCGGCCGTGACGAAAAAAGAATAGGCGAGATGCTGGCAGAATTGTTGCCGGAGTGCGTTCCTATGGGTCTGAAAATTATGCCCTTTTGTAAGGATCCCGAAGATAAAGCCGGCAAAACACGGCTCGAGAGTTTCATAGCACGTGCCGGCGAAGACTATTTCCTTGAACCGACTTTTGCCGATAGCGGCGATCGAATGCTGGCACAGTCAACGCTTGAAGATCTGTTGGTTAAACGC
The window above is part of the Candidatus Hydrogenedentota bacterium genome. Proteins encoded here:
- a CDS encoding substrate-binding domain-containing protein, which gives rise to MNFSGMIKSFVLIFILAATVASGATIGIITDGNSVYWKALQQAAQTTASKTGVDLLFLSLAPATVAQQQELVNQLLTQNVHALALCPIKAGEQSAFLSELAGKTKLCTLLVDAPDSGRRIFFGRDEKRIGEMLAELLPECVPMGLKIMPFCKDPEDKAGKTRLESFIARAGEDYFLEPTFADSGDRMLAQSTLEDLLVKRPEIAAYIGLESYHAGLMVHAVVGKGRARMVRLLGVDSGP